One segment of Candidatus Paceibacterota bacterium DNA contains the following:
- a CDS encoding pre-toxin TG domain-containing protein, whose translation MDPGGEFIQLAPALIAISSFIASNVHLVPILVDNYQTALNFAPGSSDAIAIQEARTGQDVFTGEGLSWGERALAGVSVIPGVFGALGDAFRSTNMVGRSLMKGVENESILNLIRDNYRAGSKIGDGSTADAIRHTAKTGDPVGGSTHIEKARNTLNRIDNIFDKHGSSLNSQERNVLNRISKDLKDALSKIKK comes from the coding sequence GTGGACCCGGGAGGGGAGTTTATTCAACTAGCCCCCGCTCTCATCGCCATCTCTTCGTTCATCGCCTCAAATGTTCATCTGGTGCCGATACTGGTTGATAATTACCAGACTGCCCTTAACTTCGCGCCCGGCTCCAGTGATGCTATTGCAATTCAAGAAGCACGCACTGGTCAAGATGTATTTACTGGTGAAGGATTGAGTTGGGGTGAGCGAGCTTTGGCTGGAGTTTCTGTTATTCCTGGAGTATTTGGTGCGTTGGGGGATGCTTTTAGAAGCACTAATATGGTGGGTCGTTCCTTAATGAAAGGTGTAGAGAATGAAAGCATCCTTAACCTTATAAGAGATAATTATAGAGCAGGATCGAAAATAGGGGATGGTAGCACGGCAGACGCAATAAGACATACCGCAAAGACAGGCGACCCGGTTGGGGGTTCCACCCATATTGAAAAGGCGCGTAATACCCTAAATAGAATTGATAATATATTTGATAAACATGGATCTAGTTTGAATTCTCAAGAGAGGAATGTTCTAAACAGAATTTCCAAAGATCTTAAGGATGCACTTAGTAAGATAAAAAAATAA
- a CDS encoding FG-GAP-like repeat-containing protein, with protein MKVKNSVFARITASLIAVSFLMPTHTLLFIREVRAQQTEETSQEVIPQKESSEPVFSITLGGQSEPSNTEDKQILENKDRSADLGRVGELRKENDDRKIEVSTSEDKIVENPNAINAFLPDVDVLTGAALYKYPIDLPPGRNNIAPDLNLVYNSSLAVNNSFVGYGWSISIPYIERVNRNGAHQFYTNATSTFTSSLSGELVLDSGNTYKSRVEDGSFLNYEFSDNKWIVTDKSGTKYLFGTTTQSRQLNASSTDQIYKWMIEEIRDANSNFVKFNYIRDNNQIYPSSIVYTSHSSNDGIFTVDFIHENREDPVPSYDAGFKVITSKRISNIQIKIDNSLTKEYLLNYTTGYNDNRSLLQSVVASSTIGQLPPTEFEYQTITTNQEFDPDFYQLPSHYRTTEQDYYFWGLREYVQLIDVNGDGLPDYVVAPDMADDDGIIPDNNNLKPRVYLNTGTGWQFDPDFYQLPSHYRTTEQDYYFWGLREYVQLIDVNGDGLPDYVVAPDMADDDGIIPDNNNLKPRVYLNTGTGWQFDPDFYQLPSHYRTTEQDYYFWGLREYVQLIDVNGDGLPDYVVAPDMADDDGIIPDNNNLKPRVYLNTGTGWQFDPDFYQLPSHYRTTEQDYYFWGLREYVQLIDVNGDGLPDYVVAPDMADDDGIIPDNNNLKPRVYLNTGTGWQFDPDFYQLPSHYRTTEQDYYFWGLREYVQLIDVNGDGLPDYVVAPDMADDDGIIPDNNNLKPRVYLNTGTGWQFDPDFYQLPSHYRTTEQDYYFWGLREYVQLIDVNGDGLPDYVVAPDMADDDGIIPDNNNLKPRVYLNTGTGWQFDPDFYQLPSHYRTTEQDYYFWGLREYVQLIDVNGDGLPDYVVAPDMADDDGQIPNNNNLSPRRYSNKGKASDYLSRINMSEGGTVQFDYKLEAIVGPNPRRPFYPQSLYVVKNMGVGDGLGNTATTSYSYFDGEYYYHADQFRQFVGFGRTEKTDPAGNLTKTYFHQGNTTATSTGEYNDHVSKAGRPYRVEQYDNSGNLYAKTINKWDRFDLGNKSSFVKLADTLEFLYDGNSTHREKATSFSYDNSTGNISQRTEWGEVSGNDNGTFTDIGSDKFTTNISYATSTGGPPLFYLPSVETILDQNSNKIRETRRYYDNLSLGNLGKGNGTKTEYWKSDNNYISVEKVYNNFGLVTEEKDPRGKITTYVYDLHNLYPATTTNPLSHITERYYDYSSGKPREIIDPNGNTFQVFYDSFGRIIEEKQPDLDSPGNLVTKTAFSYDDFSFPRSIKRTDYLNSATSSDAYTYLDGLGRVIQERREAEDFNNFSVRDFAYNAIGKIQKESLPYFSTGASSTPATTTSALYIEHSYDALGRVKTIFNALGTTANTYNDWKLTVTDPLNKVKHFYKDAYDNLVKVEEINNANTYTTTYNWNGNRNLTKITDAEGNIRNFTYDGLGRNLTAEDLHNPTDNTFGIWSYDYDPAGNLASSTDPKGQNIIYTYNDLNRRLTENYTVWSGTEVEYGYDSCPNGIGQLCSATTTIMVLSNEYDPLGRVKKETKKIINTNYATQYEYDRQGNLTKLTHPDSSFISYDYNKAGLLEKVAWKEPTSIYPSVLAHDLDYSPLGQVTYLHYGNNASTTNTYDPDKLYRLSNKTTRYNENVWQDLSYTYDAVGNITKIIDSSDTNTAKMIDYAYDDLHRLTSASTTDAVGGNYSEAYTYSNIGNITSKSDQGNYLYEGNQGSNYANPHAVTSIASNTLTYDKNGNLTALGQSSFSWDYRNQLTEISNGATTTTYSYDPQGNRLTYAINNSATTTYITRHYDVKNRKPTKHIYAGDDLIATIETSVLQTGGGGFGGFGSMSEPIDASAKIFYLHPDHLLGTSVVTKSNGGLEELTDYYPYGKIKLDEQASTFKTSKKYTGHTYDEDTDLNYMNARYQDGKVGRFISQDPVFLAVGNSQVIKEKTGLELEQYLSDPQLLNSYSYVKNNPLKHTDSTGEFIDIFLDVGFIGYDLYKIGQDIARTGSVSRENITALGADIAGAALPGVAGLGFAARIGGKADDVNDARKAIERVIDSSKSLRVGDSIGDLGKIVEPTAGKFGGYTPYSAMRSETRGVSHQDVLNTIGNPVAKLEQTSGRSLYLTKETAVVLDNKTNKVITTYSKKQFEPHIIKFLKKYAE; from the coding sequence ATGAAAGTAAAAAATTCGGTGTTTGCAAGAATAACGGCGAGCTTAATAGCTGTTTCTTTTCTTATGCCAACACATACACTTCTATTTATTAGAGAAGTTCGTGCACAACAAACTGAAGAGACCAGTCAGGAGGTTATTCCTCAAAAAGAATCTTCAGAGCCGGTTTTCTCCATTACTTTAGGAGGGCAATCTGAACCTTCTAACACTGAAGACAAACAAATTCTTGAGAATAAGGATAGAAGCGCTGACTTAGGAAGGGTGGGGGAATTAAGAAAAGAAAATGATGATCGTAAAATTGAAGTTAGTACAAGCGAAGATAAAATTGTTGAAAACCCTAATGCCATTAATGCTTTTCTTCCCGATGTCGATGTCTTGACGGGAGCTGCTTTGTATAAATACCCTATTGATTTACCACCAGGACGAAATAATATAGCTCCTGATTTGAACCTTGTTTACAATAGTAGTCTTGCTGTCAATAATAGTTTCGTTGGGTATGGGTGGTCAATTTCTATTCCTTACATTGAAAGAGTAAATCGGAATGGAGCGCATCAATTCTATACAAATGCAACTAGTACATTTACCTCTTCGCTTTCCGGCGAGCTCGTGCTTGACAGTGGTAACACTTATAAATCCAGAGTTGAAGACGGCTCTTTTCTAAACTATGAATTTTCTGATAATAAATGGATTGTTACTGATAAATCTGGAACTAAATATTTATTTGGAACAACCACACAGTCACGACAACTTAATGCTTCATCAACTGACCAGATTTATAAATGGATGATTGAAGAGATTCGTGACGCTAACAGTAATTTTGTAAAATTTAATTACATTAGAGATAATAATCAAATATATCCATCAAGTATTGTATATACTAGCCATAGTTCTAACGACGGTATTTTTACTGTTGATTTTATCCATGAAAATAGGGAAGACCCTGTACCGTCCTATGATGCAGGATTTAAAGTTATTACATCAAAACGTATTTCAAATATTCAGATTAAAATTGACAATTCTTTAACAAAAGAATATTTATTGAATTATACAACCGGCTATAATGACAACCGATCACTTCTTCAATCTGTTGTTGCTTCAAGCACAATCGGTCAATTGCCCCCTACTGAATTTGAATATCAAACAATAACTACCAATCAGGAATTCGACCCCGACTTCTACCAACTGCCCTCCCATTACCGCACCACCGAACAAGATTACTACTTCTGGGGACTTAGAGAATACGTCCAGCTTATCGACGTCAATGGCGACGGTTTGCCTGATTACGTAGTTGCACCCGATATGGCTGACGATGACGGTATCATTCCCGACAACAACAACCTTAAGCCGAGAGTTTACTTAAACACCGGCACCGGCTGGCAGTTCGACCCCGACTTCTACCAACTGCCCTCCCATTACCGCACCACCGAACAAGATTACTACTTCTGGGGACTTAGAGAATACGTCCAGCTTATCGACGTCAATGGCGACGGTTTGCCTGATTACGTAGTTGCACCCGATATGGCTGACGATGACGGTATCATTCCCGACAACAACAACCTTAAGCCGAGAGTTTACTTAAACACCGGCACCGGCTGGCAGTTCGACCCCGACTTCTACCAACTGCCCTCCCATTACCGCACCACCGAACAAGATTACTACTTCTGGGGACTTAGAGAATACGTCCAGCTTATCGACGTCAATGGCGACGGTTTGCCTGATTACGTAGTTGCACCCGATATGGCTGACGATGACGGTATCATTCCCGACAACAACAACCTTAAGCCGAGAGTTTACTTAAACACCGGCACCGGCTGGCAGTTCGACCCCGACTTCTACCAACTGCCCTCCCATTACCGCACCACCGAACAAGATTACTACTTCTGGGGACTTAGAGAATACGTCCAGCTTATCGACGTCAATGGCGACGGTTTGCCTGATTACGTAGTTGCACCCGATATGGCTGACGATGACGGTATCATTCCCGACAACAACAACCTTAAGCCGAGAGTTTACTTAAACACCGGCACCGGCTGGCAGTTCGACCCCGACTTCTACCAACTGCCCTCCCATTACCGCACCACCGAACAAGATTACTACTTCTGGGGACTTAGAGAATACGTCCAGCTTATCGACGTCAATGGCGACGGTTTGCCTGATTACGTAGTTGCACCCGATATGGCTGACGATGACGGTATCATTCCCGACAACAACAACCTTAAGCCGAGAGTTTACTTAAACACCGGCACCGGCTGGCAGTTCGACCCCGACTTCTACCAACTGCCCTCCCATTACCGCACCACCGAACAAGATTACTACTTCTGGGGACTTAGAGAATACGTCCAGCTTATCGACGTCAATGGCGACGGTTTGCCTGATTACGTAGTTGCACCCGATATGGCTGACGATGACGGTATCATTCCCGACAACAACAACCTTAAGCCGAGAGTTTACTTAAACACCGGCACCGGCTGGCAGTTCGACCCCGACTTCTACCAACTGCCCTCCCATTACCGCACCACCGAACAAGATTACTACTTCTGGGGACTTAGAGAATACGTCCAGCTTATCGACGTCAATGGCGACGGTTTGCCTGATTACGTAGTTGCACCCGATATGGCTGACGATGATGGACAAATTCCTAATAACAATAATCTTAGTCCAAGAAGATATTCCAATAAAGGAAAGGCTTCCGATTATCTTTCAAGGATAAATATGTCGGAAGGAGGAACCGTTCAGTTTGACTATAAGCTTGAGGCGATAGTGGGACCGAATCCTCGTCGGCCGTTTTATCCGCAAAGCCTGTATGTTGTTAAAAATATGGGAGTTGGCGACGGCTTGGGAAACACAGCAACAACTTCTTACAGCTACTTTGACGGCGAATACTACTATCACGCTGATCAGTTCAGACAATTTGTCGGCTTTGGGAGGACGGAAAAAACTGACCCGGCGGGGAATTTAACTAAAACATATTTTCATCAAGGAAATACAACTGCAACTTCCACCGGAGAATACAACGATCATGTTTCCAAGGCTGGAAGGCCATATCGTGTTGAGCAATATGACAACAGTGGAAATCTATATGCTAAAACTATAAATAAGTGGGACAGGTTTGACTTGGGTAACAAATCTTCATTTGTAAAATTAGCTGATACTCTTGAATTTCTCTACGACGGCAATAGCACTCACAGAGAAAAAGCCACGAGCTTTTCTTATGACAACAGTACCGGCAACATAAGTCAGAGAACTGAATGGGGAGAAGTGAGCGGGAATGATAATGGCACCTTTACTGATATTGGATCCGACAAATTTACCACTAATATTTCTTACGCTACAAGCACGGGTGGGCCACCTTTGTTTTACTTGCCGAGCGTAGAGACAATACTTGATCAAAATAGCAACAAGATTCGCGAGACTCGCCGCTACTATGATAATTTGTCTTTAGGTAATCTGGGTAAGGGAAATGGAACCAAGACGGAATATTGGAAGTCTGATAACAATTACATAAGCGTTGAAAAAGTCTATAACAATTTCGGTTTGGTAACCGAGGAAAAAGACCCTAGAGGCAAAATAACAACTTACGTTTACGATCTCCACAATCTATATCCTGCCACTACTACAAATCCGCTATCACATATAACAGAAAGGTACTACGATTATTCTTCAGGTAAACCGCGAGAAATAATAGACCCTAACGGAAATACTTTTCAGGTCTTCTACGATTCATTTGGCAGAATAATTGAAGAAAAACAGCCGGATTTGGACTCACCGGGAAATCTAGTCACCAAGACCGCTTTTTCCTACGACGACTTCAGTTTTCCACGCTCAATTAAAAGAACTGATTATCTTAATTCCGCCACTTCGTCTGATGCGTATACTTATCTTGACGGGCTGGGAAGAGTGATCCAAGAACGTAGAGAGGCTGAAGATTTCAATAATTTTTCTGTTCGCGATTTTGCCTACAATGCCATTGGTAAAATACAGAAAGAATCACTGCCGTATTTTTCTACCGGCGCAAGCTCTACACCTGCTACCACCACATCCGCTCTATACATCGAGCATTCTTATGACGCTCTGGGAAGAGTTAAAACAATATTCAATGCCTTAGGAACAACCGCTAATACCTATAACGATTGGAAGCTTACCGTTACCGATCCGCTGAATAAAGTAAAGCATTTCTACAAAGACGCATATGATAATCTTGTTAAAGTTGAAGAAATCAATAACGCAAATACCTATACCACGACTTATAACTGGAATGGCAATAGAAATCTTACAAAGATTACTGACGCTGAAGGTAATATCCGCAACTTTACCTATGACGGGTTAGGTAGGAATTTAACGGCAGAAGATCTTCATAATCCCACAGACAATACTTTTGGTATCTGGTCTTACGATTATGATCCTGCGGGTAATTTGGCTTCTAGTACAGACCCGAAAGGCCAAAACATTATATATACATATAACGACCTAAATCGTCGTCTGACAGAAAATTACACCGTCTGGTCTGGAACAGAAGTGGAATACGGTTACGACTCATGCCCGAACGGTATCGGCCAGCTTTGCAGTGCCACAACTACAATTATGGTTCTATCAAATGAATATGATCCTTTAGGTCGTGTTAAAAAAGAAACCAAAAAGATTATCAACACGAATTACGCCACTCAATATGAGTATGATCGTCAGGGCAATTTAACTAAGCTTACCCACCCGGATAGTTCATTTATCAGCTACGATTACAACAAGGCCGGTCTATTGGAAAAGGTGGCCTGGAAAGAGCCGACTTCAATATATCCGAGCGTCTTGGCGCACGATCTAGATTACTCTCCTTTGGGTCAAGTCACTTACCTCCATTACGGAAATAACGCTTCAACGACAAATACCTATGATCCTGACAAGCTCTACCGCCTGTCAAACAAAACTACTCGCTACAATGAAAATGTCTGGCAAGATTTATCCTACACTTATGATGCCGTAGGAAACATCACTAAAATTATTGACAGCTCTGATACAAACACAGCCAAGATGATTGATTATGCCTATGACGATCTGCACCGCCTGACTTCAGCTTCCACAACTGATGCTGTCGGCGGAAATTATTCAGAAGCTTACACCTATTCAAATATCGGCAACATCACATCCAAATCCGATCAAGGGAATTACTTATATGAAGGCAACCAGGGATCAAATTACGCCAATCCTCATGCCGTAACTTCCATCGCTTCCAATACTCTCACTTACGATAAGAATGGAAACTTAACCGCTCTCGGTCAATCATCTTTCTCTTGGGATTACCGCAATCAATTGACCGAAATTTCAAACGGCGCCACCACCACAACCTACTCCTACGATCCCCAAGGCAATCGTTTAACCTATGCCATAAACAACTCTGCCACCACCACTTATATCACTCGGCATTATGATGTCAAAAATAGAAAACCGACCAAGCATATCTACGCAGGCGACGATCTGATCGCCACGATTGAAACAAGTGTCTTACAAACAGGCGGAGGAGGATTTGGGGGATTTGGCTCCATGTCAGAGCCTATAGACGCAAGTGCCAAGATATTCTATCTACACCCCGACCATCTCTTAGGCACCAGTGTCGTTACCAAAAGCAACGGTGGATTAGAAGAGTTAACCGACTACTATCCGTATGGTAAGATAAAACTAGACGAACAAGCCAGCACTTTCAAAACGTCAAAGAAATACACCGGCCACACCTACGATGAAGATACCGACCTTAATTACATGAACGCCCGTTATCAAGATGGGAAGGTTGGGAGATTTATCTCACAAGATCCGGTCTTTCTGGCGGTGGGGAATTCACAGGTAATAAAGGAGAAGACGGGACTAGAATTAGAGCAGTATCTTTCTGATCCGCAACTCTTGAACTCGTACAGTTACGTCAAGAACAATCCGCTTAAACACACCGACTCCACCGGAGAATTCATTGACATCTTTCTTGATGTCGGCTTTATTGGCTATGATCTATACAAAATCGGTCAAGATATTGCCCGAACTGGAAGTGTCAGCAGGGAAAACATTACTGCTTTAGGAGCTGATATTGCCGGTGCTGCTTTGCCGGGAGTGGCGGGATTAGGATTTGCGGCTAGGATTGGAGGGAAGGCGGATGATGTTAATGATGCAAGAAAAGCAATTGAGAGAGTTATTGACTCAAGTAAATCACTAAGAGTTGGCGATTCAATCGGAGATTTAGGCAAAATTGTAGAACCTACAGCAGGAAAATTTGGTGGATACACTCCATATTCAGCCATGAGATCTGAAACAAGAGGCGTCAGTCATCAAGATGTGTTGAATACCATAGGAAATCCTGTCGCTAAATTAGAACAAACAAGTGGAAGATCTTTGTATCTTACAAAAGAGACGGCTGTTGTGTTAGATAATAAAACTAATAAAGTTATTACTACTTACTCAAAAAAGCAGTTTGAACCACATATAATCAAGTTTCTTAAAAAATATGCGGAATAA
- a CDS encoding glycosyltransferase family 4 protein, whose product MNIIFIAPKINLSGGGSNSNTDLRIRTLQERGHRVKAITLFSKYNKLPDYNPYEIIPFNKKPKHWILINLFVFKILKKYDKETDLFYVDGPQFLWGSGLYKLFYKKPVLIHLNVLPYTILEHGTKFCAEIDKASGILNKTKSLVRTKMGGIIDRYFAKKIDAFTCTSPIIKEHCVDFGFGEKNMHVIPEFIDTGIFTKRTKGQKDKKNQKKRLLYVGRLVACKGVDVLIKALERLNRKDIELDIVGDGLELEKLKKLAEKSGLDEQIHFHGWIKREMLGEIYSQADIFVHPARWAEPLGITIVEAMSMGLPVIVPEISGSAWASGLAGLKFKNGNAEDLANKIETLLDDDKLYQKLQGHTEQETEKMGYRKWTRKFENLIEELISLPRNNNLES is encoded by the coding sequence ATGAACATCATTTTTATCGCTCCTAAAATTAATCTTAGTGGCGGTGGCTCCAATTCAAACACTGATCTCCGTATTCGGACTCTTCAAGAAAGAGGGCATCGGGTAAAAGCCATTACTCTTTTTTCAAAATACAATAAACTACCAGATTATAATCCGTATGAGATTATTCCCTTCAACAAAAAACCAAAACATTGGATTCTTATAAATCTTTTTGTCTTTAAAATCTTGAAAAAATACGATAAAGAAACAGATCTATTCTACGTAGACGGACCACAATTCCTCTGGGGATCCGGACTTTACAAACTTTTTTATAAAAAACCAGTCTTAATTCATTTGAATGTGCTTCCCTATACAATTTTAGAACATGGGACAAAATTCTGCGCTGAAATCGACAAGGCGTCTGGAATTTTAAATAAAACAAAATCATTAGTGAGAACAAAAATGGGTGGAATTATCGACCGATATTTTGCAAAAAAAATTGACGCTTTTACTTGCACTTCTCCAATAATTAAAGAACATTGTGTAGACTTTGGATTCGGTGAGAAAAACATGCACGTTATTCCAGAATTCATTGACACTGGAATATTCACCAAAAGAACAAAAGGGCAAAAAGATAAAAAAAATCAAAAAAAGCGCTTACTTTATGTCGGCAGGCTGGTAGCTTGCAAAGGGGTTGATGTGTTAATAAAAGCCTTAGAAAGATTAAACCGAAAAGATATAGAGCTTGATATTGTTGGCGATGGATTGGAATTAGAAAAATTAAAAAAATTGGCTGAAAAATCTGGTTTGGATGAACAAATTCATTTTCACGGTTGGATTAAAAGAGAGATGCTTGGAGAGATATACAGCCAAGCAGACATATTTGTTCATCCGGCCCGCTGGGCAGAGCCCTTAGGAATCACTATAGTTGAAGCAATGTCCATGGGACTTCCGGTCATCGTACCTGAAATAAGCGGCTCCGCCTGGGCATCTGGCCTTGCCGGTCTTAAATTTAAAAATGGAAACGCAGAAGATTTGGCGAATAAAATAGAAACTCTTTTAGATGATGATAAGCTTTATCAAAAACTACAAGGTCACACCGAACAAGAGACGGAAAAAATGGGCTACAGAAAATGGACTAGGAAGTTTGAAAATCTAATTGAAGAGCTCATTTCTCTGCCTCGAAATAATAACCTAGAGTCATAA
- a CDS encoding methyltransferase domain-containing protein produces the protein MALFNTKSFLRQEQYRAIQNLEVNGEILDVGGSHTSGYLELIKGNHTVVVGNINDSYGIDINFDAEKPWPFENERFDCVLFINLLEHLFEYNNAVKESFRVLKHKGRVVGVVPFMFPIHGSPSDHFRFTRFSLERILGNAGFREIKITELGTGSFSVAYHVFIGFVRWNWLAGPLIALARLGDKILSLIKKENKMSKKFMTLGYYFEAEK, from the coding sequence ATGGCGCTTTTTAATACCAAATCTTTTCTGAGGCAAGAGCAATATCGAGCCATTCAAAACCTGGAAGTTAACGGTGAAATTTTAGATGTCGGAGGTTCTCATACTTCGGGTTATTTAGAGCTAATCAAAGGAAATCATACGGTGGTGGTCGGCAATATTAATGATTCTTATGGAATTGATATTAATTTTGACGCTGAAAAACCCTGGCCTTTTGAGAACGAGCGCTTTGACTGTGTTTTGTTCATTAATCTACTGGAACATTTATTTGAATATAACAACGCTGTTAAGGAATCCTTCAGAGTACTTAAACATAAAGGAAGAGTTGTTGGAGTTGTTCCATTCATGTTTCCAATACACGGTTCTCCAAGCGATCATTTCCGCTTTACCCGCTTTTCTCTTGAACGCATACTAGGAAACGCTGGCTTTCGGGAAATTAAGATAACAGAATTGGGAACCGGCTCTTTTAGTGTCGCTTACCATGTTTTTATTGGTTTTGTCAGATGGAACTGGTTAGCGGGACCACTTATTGCTTTGGCTAGACTTGGCGATAAAATTCTTTCTTTGATAAAAAAAGAAAACAAAATGTCTAAAAAATTTATGACTCTAGGTTATTATTTCGAGGCAGAGAAATGA
- a CDS encoding glycosyltransferase family 4 protein, with amino-acid sequence MKLLIITQKVDRNDSILGFFHHWLEEFSKHFEKITVICLWRGEYHLPNNVNVLSLGKEGGTSKLKYLYRFYKYIWNERKNYDSVFVHMNQEYIILGGLFWKILGKKITMWRNHSSGNFLTRLAIYFSDKVFCTSSKSFTAKFDKTEIMPVGIDTNFFKPDDSISRKQNTILCLGRIAPIKKQDLFIESLGLLNQKGDEFMASIYGDPLPKDENYYLSLKKKAQVLEIENKVIFFQSVPNHTTPSIYASHNIFVNLSPDGLYDKTMFEAMSVGTLIVSPHSNLRGKINPELILDRVDAEDLAITLHNLLHLDSEKTKLIRNELRDYVEKNHDLAILANRLKIAIGNL; translated from the coding sequence ATGAAATTGCTGATTATCACACAGAAAGTTGATAGAAACGATTCTATTTTGGGCTTTTTCCATCATTGGCTTGAGGAATTTTCTAAACATTTTGAAAAAATTACAGTCATTTGTCTTTGGAGAGGTGAATATCACTTACCTAATAATGTAAACGTTCTATCTCTTGGTAAAGAAGGCGGAACTTCCAAATTAAAATACTTATACAGATTTTATAAATATATTTGGAATGAAAGGAAAAACTATGATTCTGTTTTTGTCCATATGAACCAAGAGTATATTATTTTGGGAGGTTTATTTTGGAAAATTCTGGGAAAAAAGATTACTATGTGGCGCAACCACTCAAGTGGTAATTTTTTAACTAGATTAGCGATTTATTTTTCTGATAAAGTTTTTTGCACATCTTCCAAATCTTTCACCGCTAAGTTTGATAAAACAGAAATAATGCCCGTTGGTATAGATACAAATTTTTTTAAACCGGATGATTCCATTTCTAGAAAACAAAATACCATTCTTTGTTTAGGTCGGATCGCTCCTATAAAAAAACAGGACTTGTTTATTGAATCACTCGGATTACTTAATCAAAAGGGAGACGAATTTATGGCGTCAATTTACGGCGATCCATTACCAAAAGATGAAAATTACTATTTAAGTTTGAAAAAGAAGGCTCAGGTTTTAGAAATTGAGAATAAAGTTATTTTTTTTCAATCTGTTCCAAACCATACTACGCCAAGTATTTACGCTTCTCATAATATTTTTGTTAATTTGAGTCCAGATGGCTTATATGATAAAACAATGTTTGAAGCAATGTCTGTCGGGACTCTAATCGTTTCTCCGCATTCAAATCTTCGAGGAAAAATTAATCCAGAATTAATTCTTGATAGGGTTGATGCAGAAGATCTTGCAATTACATTGCATAATCTATTACATTTAGATTCTGAGAAAACCAAGCTTATAAGAAATGAACTGCGCGATTATGTTGAGAAAAATCACGACCTAGCTATTCTTGCAAACCGACTAAAAATAGCTATCGGTAATTTATAA
- a CDS encoding glycosyltransferase has protein sequence MEILSISRDKRFFEDNSDVLKRHIGYANNLDRLDIIVFTLKNSNFRDKKISSKFWVYPTNSFCRWLYPIDATRIGRRLIKPDLITAQDPFECGLVAWLLSRFFGSELELQVHTDIGSRYFRKESFINKLRFLMAKILLPKASKIRVVNNRIKDFINLKFNIENNKINVRPIFIDTENIRKSEIKTDLRKKYPQYEKIILMASRLSKEKNISLAILAFKEVIKNQNNTGLIIVGSGPEEYKLKSFVKKLNLESNIKFEPWTDDLVSYYKTTDLFLVTSFYEGYGMTIAEAKAANCPVISSDVGSACDLGAFLFYDFNPKILSDLILEKLGGK, from the coding sequence ATGGAAATTTTGTCTATCAGTAGAGATAAAAGATTTTTTGAAGACAATAGTGATGTCTTAAAGCGACATATAGGATATGCAAATAATCTTGATAGATTGGATATTATTGTATTTACATTAAAAAATTCAAACTTTCGGGATAAAAAAATATCTTCCAAATTTTGGGTTTATCCCACGAATTCATTTTGTCGCTGGCTTTATCCGATTGATGCTACCAGGATAGGTAGGAGATTGATAAAACCAGACTTGATCACTGCTCAAGATCCGTTCGAGTGTGGTTTAGTTGCTTGGCTGCTCTCAAGATTTTTTGGCTCTGAATTAGAGCTACAAGTTCATACTGACATTGGAAGCCGATATTTCCGAAAAGAATCTTTTATTAATAAATTAAGGTTTTTGATGGCAAAAATTCTTTTACCAAAAGCCAGTAAGATAAGGGTTGTTAACAATAGAATAAAAGATTTTATTAATCTCAAATTTAATATAGAAAACAATAAAATTAACGTTAGACCTATTTTTATTGATACTGAAAATATTCGTAAATCAGAAATTAAAACCGATTTAAGGAAAAAATATCCGCAGTATGAAAAAATTATTTTAATGGCCTCACGTTTATCAAAGGAGAAGAATATTTCTCTGGCAATTTTAGCTTTTAAGGAAGTTATTAAAAATCAGAATAACACAGGTCTTATAATCGTTGGTTCTGGTCCAGAAGAATATAAATTAAAATCTTTTGTCAAAAAATTGAATCTGGAATCTAATATTAAATTTGAACCCTGGACTGATGATCTTGTTTCATACTACAAAACCACTGATTTATTTTTAGTCACTTCTTTTTATGAGGGTTACGGGATGACTATTGCTGAAGCAAAAGCCGCTAATTGCCCGGTAATTTCGAGCGACGTTGGCTCGGCTTGTGATTTGGGAGCTTTTTTATTTTATGATTTCAATCCGAAAATATTATCTGATCTCATATTAGAGAAATTAGGAGGAAAATAA